From the Lemur catta isolate mLemCat1 chromosome 1, mLemCat1.pri, whole genome shotgun sequence genome, the window accatgcctggctaaatttttcgtatatattttttagttgtccagataatttctttgtatttttttagtagagacggggtctcgctcttgctcaggctggtctcgaactcctgagctcaaacaatccacccatcctcggccttccagagtgctaggaatacaggcatgagccaccgcacccggtcAGCATAATCACTCTTTTCAACAAAAGGAGCTTCCTcttttttctgaaactttttttataagagcatagtcatattggattagggcctgcCCTAAAGATCTCATCTTAACTAAATCATCTgcagactctatttccaaataaagtcacattctcaggtactgggagttaggacttcaagaTCTTTTGGGGAGAACAATACAGCCCATAACAGCAAGTACGTATATCTTGTAGAAATGTGGCACTGTTGTGTTTTGAAAGGATGTACCATTGCAGTCATAGGGTAAGGCCACAATAGTGTGAATGGGGATGGAGTTTCCCATAAAGGAAGAAGATACTACACTGATGGGTCATCTTTAAACgtaaaagaaggaaacagaaaatagagaagatgGGCCTGAATTtaggattaaaaatgaaattccttcctctctctgatCCTTGACTGGAGCCTAGACATTGGAATTGAGGCACATGTGAGGTGTTTTTGGGTGGGGAGAAAACCTGGCCTCTTCCTTAAGGGTAGAGGGGTGGATGGCCTGTGAGCAGAAGGCAGTCCTGTGGCAGCCAGGAGAATTGGCTGGGGACCAGTGCTCCAAGAGCAGCCATATCTAGTGCCAGTTGTAAGTTATTCTCTGTGTGGAAGTCCCTCTGCAATCCCTAGCCTTAAGCAAAGTCTTATTAAACTCACAGCTTGGTCTAATATAGGAGAAGTTCATGCTTGGACTACAGTGCTAAACGCAGGCAGAGGAATGGTGGTGGGTACTCTGCCCATGGGTGTGTCCAAGAACCAAAAATTGCAGGTGACAGTCAACAATCACATTGGTTAAGTCACCCACAGTAGCCCAGGCTGACACAGGAACCCTTGTGCAAAGCCCCCTGAGAACTCCCAGATAACAGAGTCTGGATATATCTATTGATGTGACCAAATTTGTACCAACTTTCTGCTGAGATATTCAGGTTACTTACAGCCATCTCTACTGACAGCtcaaataacagaaattatttatcattttcgaAGCCGCTATATATCATTAAAACCATATGCTTAAAGAgaaattcattaaagaaaaggaaaatagacatTTCCAAGAAACAAAGCTAATCATTTTGTAATTGCCCCCATTATTATGGTTATGTTGCAGGTATTTAGTGGTCAGCCTTTCTTTAactcttaaaaatgaatacaattgAGACCAGGGACCATACTTTGAAAATCACTACTGGAGAGAACTTTGCCATCAAATGTGTAGCATCTTGAGATTGATGGGGACACCTGTCCCCAGCATGACAGTTCAGAACCTATTCAGACCAGCTCATGCAAAGCTACCTAAGTTATTGCTGTCCTCCCTTGCCTCCCATGCTGGGGAGAATCTTGCTGTCTGGAAAACACATCTGAGTACTCTGACTTTTATTGTGACTGACTTGCTCGAAATACTTTGGGTGAGAAAACTCTGTTGGATTTTCCACTTTGGCATGTCTGTCtggtcttttatttctctaactGACcctaatatttatatgtattatgaAAGTAACCAAGCAGGTGATACCAAAAAAATCCATATTATACACATTCTCAGTTAtgaaatattagaatttttttaaatcaggaaaataaaaagggcaTCTGAGATTACCCCTTCTCTTCAGTACAGTAGATGGAAGTCCTGGCCAgcacagaagacagaaaaataaaacaaaatgtacgTATTTGCTGAAAGTCAATCTTCCAGGCCATCTCACTGGGAGAAACTGCAATGTCAGTATCTTTGGGTCTCTCCTCTTGAACTGATTCCATTCTCAGAGAGGAACATTCCAAACAGCAGGTAGGAAGAGCAAAGAGGGGCGGAGGTCCCAGCACTCAGTGTGTCAATGACTATCAATCTTTTTCCCAGGACTCACTATAACCTTCAAATTTGCCTCTCATTCCCTAGTTCCAAAAGCCTCTCTTCACTTTAATAAGCAACTCCATTTTGGGCAGGAGAGAACAGTAGATCAGGTCTTGCTCAAAGATCAaaccaccatcaccatcctcCACATGATGGCTTCCCCTCCTCACCAGTTCCGGAGCAACGTGGCACGACTGGACCCTTAATTTTTGAGGATTCAGCAACATAAATTGTGATGCATCCCTGCTTCCCCGGGGGGCGGTAGGGGACTAGAACACTCCCCGGGCTGCTGAATAATGTTGTATTCTGTGGAGAAGCCATCCTCTTTCTTGGACTCTCTCCAGGTGTTTGCTGTTATGAATATTCTGGGACATATTTCCGAGTACACATGTGAGGAAGCTTTGTTTTGGAAAGACCTTTGGGAGACGGGGCCAAGCTTTTTCAAAGTGGTTTTACTAATTACAGAATCATCAGACATAAAAGAGATCCTGAATGTCCACGTTTTCTCCACACTCAGCATTTGGACTGATTCTAATACTCACACCCTGCGTACACTTAATTGTGGGTCAGCATTTAAAAAAAGCCATAAATAAGTAGGACGCCCTCTCTCTGCATACCCTACATGACCAAATTCCTTGCATGCATGTTGACACACATGTCTGTGTCCAACGTTGAAGGCTCTGCCTGACACAACCGGCGTGAACTTCCTTCCAGAATAACTGAAGGTTAAACTCCCAGAAATAAAAAAGTGCAACTGAAGCCCCTGGGACTTACGATTCCGCAGCGGCGGGGGCTGCGCGCAGTGCTCTCTGGGGTCTGCAGTCAGAGGCACTCTCTGCGCAGGCGGATGCTAGTGCCACGTGGACCTTTCCTCCTGCTCCACCCCGCGGACGTTGGAGGCGGCGGTATCCCAGGCAGCGGTGTAGGACGTGTCCGTGACCTTCGCCGGGAAGGAGTGGGGGCAGCTGGACCAGCCCCACAGGACCATGTGCTGGGAGGTGACACCAGAGACCTGCAGACTCCTGGTGACCGGGGTGTGTTGATCTGCCAGCTGAAGCACTGgtaaaaggcagagaagagagaccAAAAGATCCTCCGGGTCGGGTGAGTGGGGCATCAGGAAGAGTGGTTGGAAATGCAGGAAGGGCACTTGGGGTCAGTTACCATCTCGCACAATCAGACCCTCCTTAGGAAGATGAGCCCTAAACACAGCATGTTGGGGACAAATGATGATCTGTGCTTAAGGGTTTTACAGGAGCAGGTCTCGGCAGGAGATACACTCCATGAATGTGACTCACAGGGACCCAGTAAAGACACCTTAATCCCTGAAGGGAAGACCCTCTGTAAGTGCAAGGAATGTGGGAAAGGGTTTAACAAGAACTGCCTCCTTATTGGACATCAGCGTGTTCACACTGGAGTGAAGCCTTATGAATGCCAggagtgtgggaaagcctttcTTGAGAAGAGAGACTTCACTCGACACATGAAGATTCACACTGGGGAGGGGCCCTATAAGTGCATGGAGTGTGAGAAGGTCTTCAACCGTAGGTCGCACCTCATGTACCACCACCAGCTTCACACTGGACAGAAGCCCTATgagtgcagtgaatgtggaaaGACCTTCAACTATCACTCTGTTTTTGTCCAGCATCACATGAcccacactggagaaaaacctttTGAGTGCAAAGAATGCGAGAAAGGCTTTCACTACAAGTCTTCCTTGACCCGACACAGGAggattcacactggagagaagccctacaaGTGCAGTGAATGCGGGAAGATGTTCACCTACCACTCTGTTTTTTTCCGCCATAGTATGACCCACATTGCAGGAAAGCCTTATGAGTGTAAAGACTGTGGGAAAGGTTTTTCCTACAGCTATTCCCTCACTCGGCACGCAAGGagtcacactggagagaagccatTTGAGTGCCTCGAATGTAGAAAGGCCTTTGCCTACCATTCTGCTTTTGTCCACCGTAAGATCCACACCAGAGGAAAAAACCTTTGAGTGCAAAAGATGTTGGAAATCCTTTTGtgacagtttttctttcctttgacaCATAGGAGCTTCACACTAAAGAGAAGTGCTCTGAATGCAGAGTGTAGGAAAGCCTTGACCTGCAGCTCTTCCCTCATTCAACATGGAGGCATTCATACCAGAGATAAACTCTGTGAGCTATGTGGGAAGGCCTTTTGCAAATGGGCCCACCTCAGTCGACATCAGAGAACTTAAGCTGGGAAAAGACATTTTGACTAAAACTAGTGAGGAAAACCTTTTGGCCACAGGAAATATCTTCCTCAGCATCTGAGAATTTATCCAGGAGAGAGACCTATTAGTTATTGTGCACTTAAAAGAACCTCCAGTCACAACTTTCTCCATAGATTACATCCTTAAGCCATCTCAGGagtatttaaaaaaccaaaccaaaacagaACAAGTAGGAATGGAGctgtagaagagaaaaagaaattcacgCACAGCTTCTGTCAGACTTCTCTGAAAGCCAAGcctataaaattttgaatttggtTCTTTATTTTGGGGATGTCTGAAGGGTAAAAGGGCCTGGCTTCATTATGTGTTCTTCATGTACGTTCACTCCTAATGACAAGAGACTCGTCCTCTGTAAAGATTTATTGAACGCATTCTTTCCTCTAAAACATTGTTTCTGGTCTTGAGGAATATGTCATTGTGAGAAATGTGAAAGCTTAAGTCATAAAATACTTGAAATTGTATGAAATTAGAACATAAAAATGCTGCCACATAAAAGTA encodes:
- the ZNF80 gene encoding zinc finger protein 80; its protein translation is MQEGHLGSVTISHNQTLLRKMSPKHSMLGTNDDLCLRVLQEQVSAGDTLHECDSQGPSKDTLIPEGKTLCKCKECGKGFNKNCLLIGHQRVHTGVKPYECQECGKAFLEKRDFTRHMKIHTGEGPYKCMECEKVFNRRSHLMYHHQLHTGQKPYECSECGKTFNYHSVFVQHHMTHTGEKPFECKECEKGFHYKSSLTRHRRIHTGEKPYKCSECGKMFTYHSVFFRHSMTHIAGKPYECKDCGKGFSYSYSLTRHARSHTGEKPFECLECRKAFAYHSAFVHRKIHTRGKNL